A part of Papilio machaon chromosome 21, ilPapMach1.1, whole genome shotgun sequence genomic DNA contains:
- the LOC106709122 gene encoding uncharacterized protein LOC106709122 — MDIYRYPPYQYGQSDELSKQMFAQQALSSGLPYQRPGTSQEPHSMPIPSGAPWNIQGVSWGLPSPPQLVQFTGQPPLEPKPSHTVLHCKRKSLDVEPVIPAKQLITEEKMAAHLSGLHISSDYTAHSLATSTDENMDLGMDTATALSEKLKGHKIVLSEELKKLQEEPLIPATLIERLEKPHMSLVVWKPRDNILEKIKEVEEKPHEEEKKRPGVLVSEISPMEMEMS; from the exons ATGGATATTTATAGATATCCCCCGTATCAATACGGACAATCAGATGAACTTTCCAAACAAATGTTTGCCCAACAAGCTCTGTCTTCCGGTCTTCCTTATCAGCGTCCAGGAACAAGTCAAGAGCCACATTCCATGCCTATCCCGTCTGGTGCTCCTTGGAATATACAAGGCGTTTCTTGGGGTTTGCCTTCGCCACCTCAATTAGTTCAGTTCACGGGACAACCACCATTAGAACCAAAGCCTTCACACACAGTTCTGCactgtaaaagaaaaagtttggATGTCGAACCGGTCAT tccAGCCAAACAGTTAATAACGGAAGAGAAAATGGCAGCACATTTAAGTGGTCTCCATATATCTTCAGACTACACAGCTCATTCTTTGGCGACATCGACGGATGAAAATATGGATCTTGGCATGGATACCGCAACGGCTCTCAGTGAAAAACTTAAAGGccacaaaattgttttatccGAAGAGCTTAAAAAGTTACAAGAAGAACCTTTAATACCTGCTACTCTTATAGAAAG ACTAGAAAAACCACACATGTCACTAGTTGTGTGGAAACCTCgagataatattttagaaaagataaaagaagTAGAAGAAAAGCCACATGAAGAAGAGAAGAAAAGACCAGGTGTGCTTGTAAGTGAAATATCACCTATGGAAATGGAGATGTCATGA
- the LOC106709126 gene encoding calcium release-activated calcium channel protein 1 isoform X4 → MLLLPCSKMLDVPDNVSEASYVTSVEDASRVDQCTQTPSGKARPRTLQRYHTTDHLYERSHRAHRLRHELRPKSLFLSDSYPCFGKPPSYECGTTSKLKSVSEVALTMPAGSGGAVTGAGWSEEVPGLASDGLSWRRLHMSRAKLKATATTSELLSGFAMVAMVELQINEPTNVPEWLFVMFAVCTTVLVAVHIFALMISTYLLPNIDAVSKMETPGGPTRALRDSPHERMRGFIELAWAFSTVLGLFLFLVEIAILCWVKFWDYSFAAATAATVIVIPVLIVFVAFAIHFYHSLVVQKCETSVQDIEQLETMKRELDTATVKVNMF, encoded by the exons GTATCGGAAGCCAGCTACGTAACGAGCGTGGAAGACGCGAGCCGCGTGGACCAATGCACGCAGACCCCCAGCGGCAAGGCGCGGCCGCGTACGCTCCAAAGGTACCACACTACCGACCACCTCTACGAGAGATCGCACAGAGCCCATCGGCTCAGGCACGAGCTCAGGCCCAAGAGCCTGTTCCTCAGTGACTCGTACCCTTGCTTTGGAAAGCCGCCGAGCTATGAGTGCGGAACTACATCCAA attaaag AGTGTGAGCGAGGTGGCGCTGACGATGCCCGCGGGGTCTGGGGGCGCGGTGACGGGCGCAGGCTGGAGCGAGGAGGTGCCAGGTCTTGCATCAGACGGGCTCTCCTGGCGCCGTCTGCACATGTCCCGCGCCAAGCTCAAAGCCACCGCCACCACGTCAGAACTGCTTTCAG GTTTCGCAATGGTAGCTATGGTGGAGTTACAGATCAACGAGCCTACGAACGTACCCGAATGGCTATTCGTTATGTTCGCTGTGTGCACGACGGTGTTAGTGGCGGTGCATATATTTGCTCTGATGATCTCTACCTATCTTCTGCCGAACATTGATGCGGTCAGCAAGATGGAAACACCGGGGGGACCGACGCGCGCACTCAGAGATTCGCCGCATGAACGTATGCGGGGATTTATAGAGCTAGCTTGGGCGTTTAGTACTGTTTTAG GTTTGTTCCTATTCCTGGTGGAGATAGCAATTCTATGCTGGGTGAAGTTCTGGGACTACTCGTTCGCAGCTGCGACCGCAGCCACCGTCATCGTGATACCAG ttttaataGTATTCGTTGCATTTGCGATTCACTTCTACCACTCGTTGGTGGTACAGAAGTGCGAGACTTCCGTACAGGACATTGAGCAGCTCGAGACTATGAAGCGGGAACTCGACACTGCCACCGTTAAAGTTAATATGTTCTAA
- the LOC106709126 gene encoding uncharacterized protein LOC106709126 isoform X1, translating to MLLLPCSKMLDVPDNVSEASYVTSVEDASRVDQCTQTPSGKARPRTLQRYHTTDHLYERSHRAHRLRHELRPKSLFLSDSYPCFGKPPSYECGTTSKLKVSVTDSPTISISPPHSLDYVCQKGSPGSVTPNGMLSSKSTATTVLLSPSYLQTTCQCSQSIKSVSEVALTMPAGSGGAVTGAGWSEEVPGLASDGLSWRRLHMSRAKLKATATTSELLSGFAMVAMVELQINEPTNVPEWLFVMFAVCTTVLVAVHIFALMISTYLLPNIDAVSKMETPGGPTRALRDSPHERMRGFIELAWAFSTVLGLFLFLVEIAILCWVKFWDYSFAAATAATVIVIPVLIVFVAFAIHFYHSLVVQKCETSVQDIEQLETMKRELDTATVKVNMF from the exons GTATCGGAAGCCAGCTACGTAACGAGCGTGGAAGACGCGAGCCGCGTGGACCAATGCACGCAGACCCCCAGCGGCAAGGCGCGGCCGCGTACGCTCCAAAGGTACCACACTACCGACCACCTCTACGAGAGATCGCACAGAGCCCATCGGCTCAGGCACGAGCTCAGGCCCAAGAGCCTGTTCCTCAGTGACTCGTACCCTTGCTTTGGAAAGCCGCCGAGCTATGAGTGCGGAACTACATCCAA attaaagGTAAGCGTAACCGACAGTCCTACGATCTCTATCAGCCCTCCGCACAGCTTAGACTACGTATGCCAGAAGGGCAGTCCGGGCAGCGTGACGCCCAACGGAATGCTCTCCAGCAAGTCTACGGCTACCACAGTACTACTGAGCCCCAGCTATCTACAGACGACTTGTCAGTGCAGTCAGTCTATTAAG AGTGTGAGCGAGGTGGCGCTGACGATGCCCGCGGGGTCTGGGGGCGCGGTGACGGGCGCAGGCTGGAGCGAGGAGGTGCCAGGTCTTGCATCAGACGGGCTCTCCTGGCGCCGTCTGCACATGTCCCGCGCCAAGCTCAAAGCCACCGCCACCACGTCAGAACTGCTTTCAG GTTTCGCAATGGTAGCTATGGTGGAGTTACAGATCAACGAGCCTACGAACGTACCCGAATGGCTATTCGTTATGTTCGCTGTGTGCACGACGGTGTTAGTGGCGGTGCATATATTTGCTCTGATGATCTCTACCTATCTTCTGCCGAACATTGATGCGGTCAGCAAGATGGAAACACCGGGGGGACCGACGCGCGCACTCAGAGATTCGCCGCATGAACGTATGCGGGGATTTATAGAGCTAGCTTGGGCGTTTAGTACTGTTTTAG GTTTGTTCCTATTCCTGGTGGAGATAGCAATTCTATGCTGGGTGAAGTTCTGGGACTACTCGTTCGCAGCTGCGACCGCAGCCACCGTCATCGTGATACCAG ttttaataGTATTCGTTGCATTTGCGATTCACTTCTACCACTCGTTGGTGGTACAGAAGTGCGAGACTTCCGTACAGGACATTGAGCAGCTCGAGACTATGAAGCGGGAACTCGACACTGCCACCGTTAAAGTTAATATGTTCTAA
- the LOC106709126 gene encoding calcium release-activated calcium channel protein 1 isoform X5, translating into MLLLPCSKMLDVPDNVSEASYVTSVEDASRVDQCTQTPSGKARPRTLQRLKSVSEVALTMPAGSGGAVTGAGWSEEVPGLASDGLSWRRLHMSRAKLKATATTSELLSGFAMVAMVELQINEPTNVPEWLFVMFAVCTTVLVAVHIFALMISTYLLPNIDAVSKMETPGGPTRALRDSPHERMRGFIELAWAFSTVLGLFLFLVEIAILCWVKFWDYSFAAATAATVIVIPVLIVFVAFAIHFYHSLVVQKCETSVQDIEQLETMKRELDTATVKVNMF; encoded by the exons GTATCGGAAGCCAGCTACGTAACGAGCGTGGAAGACGCGAGCCGCGTGGACCAATGCACGCAGACCCCCAGCGGCAAGGCGCGGCCGCGTACGCTCCAAAG attaaag AGTGTGAGCGAGGTGGCGCTGACGATGCCCGCGGGGTCTGGGGGCGCGGTGACGGGCGCAGGCTGGAGCGAGGAGGTGCCAGGTCTTGCATCAGACGGGCTCTCCTGGCGCCGTCTGCACATGTCCCGCGCCAAGCTCAAAGCCACCGCCACCACGTCAGAACTGCTTTCAG GTTTCGCAATGGTAGCTATGGTGGAGTTACAGATCAACGAGCCTACGAACGTACCCGAATGGCTATTCGTTATGTTCGCTGTGTGCACGACGGTGTTAGTGGCGGTGCATATATTTGCTCTGATGATCTCTACCTATCTTCTGCCGAACATTGATGCGGTCAGCAAGATGGAAACACCGGGGGGACCGACGCGCGCACTCAGAGATTCGCCGCATGAACGTATGCGGGGATTTATAGAGCTAGCTTGGGCGTTTAGTACTGTTTTAG GTTTGTTCCTATTCCTGGTGGAGATAGCAATTCTATGCTGGGTGAAGTTCTGGGACTACTCGTTCGCAGCTGCGACCGCAGCCACCGTCATCGTGATACCAG ttttaataGTATTCGTTGCATTTGCGATTCACTTCTACCACTCGTTGGTGGTACAGAAGTGCGAGACTTCCGTACAGGACATTGAGCAGCTCGAGACTATGAAGCGGGAACTCGACACTGCCACCGTTAAAGTTAATATGTTCTAA
- the LOC106709126 gene encoding calcium release-activated calcium channel protein 1 isoform X3, whose protein sequence is MLLLPCSKMLDVPDNVSEASYVTSVEDASRVDQCTQTPSGKARPRTLQRLKVSVTDSPTISISPPHSLDYVCQKGSPGSVTPNGMLSSKSTATTVLLSPSYLQTTCQCSQSIKSVSEVALTMPAGSGGAVTGAGWSEEVPGLASDGLSWRRLHMSRAKLKATATTSELLSGFAMVAMVELQINEPTNVPEWLFVMFAVCTTVLVAVHIFALMISTYLLPNIDAVSKMETPGGPTRALRDSPHERMRGFIELAWAFSTVLGLFLFLVEIAILCWVKFWDYSFAAATAATVIVIPVLIVFVAFAIHFYHSLVVQKCETSVQDIEQLETMKRELDTATVKVNMF, encoded by the exons GTATCGGAAGCCAGCTACGTAACGAGCGTGGAAGACGCGAGCCGCGTGGACCAATGCACGCAGACCCCCAGCGGCAAGGCGCGGCCGCGTACGCTCCAAAG attaaagGTAAGCGTAACCGACAGTCCTACGATCTCTATCAGCCCTCCGCACAGCTTAGACTACGTATGCCAGAAGGGCAGTCCGGGCAGCGTGACGCCCAACGGAATGCTCTCCAGCAAGTCTACGGCTACCACAGTACTACTGAGCCCCAGCTATCTACAGACGACTTGTCAGTGCAGTCAGTCTATTAAG AGTGTGAGCGAGGTGGCGCTGACGATGCCCGCGGGGTCTGGGGGCGCGGTGACGGGCGCAGGCTGGAGCGAGGAGGTGCCAGGTCTTGCATCAGACGGGCTCTCCTGGCGCCGTCTGCACATGTCCCGCGCCAAGCTCAAAGCCACCGCCACCACGTCAGAACTGCTTTCAG GTTTCGCAATGGTAGCTATGGTGGAGTTACAGATCAACGAGCCTACGAACGTACCCGAATGGCTATTCGTTATGTTCGCTGTGTGCACGACGGTGTTAGTGGCGGTGCATATATTTGCTCTGATGATCTCTACCTATCTTCTGCCGAACATTGATGCGGTCAGCAAGATGGAAACACCGGGGGGACCGACGCGCGCACTCAGAGATTCGCCGCATGAACGTATGCGGGGATTTATAGAGCTAGCTTGGGCGTTTAGTACTGTTTTAG GTTTGTTCCTATTCCTGGTGGAGATAGCAATTCTATGCTGGGTGAAGTTCTGGGACTACTCGTTCGCAGCTGCGACCGCAGCCACCGTCATCGTGATACCAG ttttaataGTATTCGTTGCATTTGCGATTCACTTCTACCACTCGTTGGTGGTACAGAAGTGCGAGACTTCCGTACAGGACATTGAGCAGCTCGAGACTATGAAGCGGGAACTCGACACTGCCACCGTTAAAGTTAATATGTTCTAA
- the LOC106709126 gene encoding uncharacterized protein LOC106709126 isoform X2, with product MMNQVSEASYVTSVEDASRVDQCTQTPSGKARPRTLQRYHTTDHLYERSHRAHRLRHELRPKSLFLSDSYPCFGKPPSYECGTTSKLKVSVTDSPTISISPPHSLDYVCQKGSPGSVTPNGMLSSKSTATTVLLSPSYLQTTCQCSQSIKSVSEVALTMPAGSGGAVTGAGWSEEVPGLASDGLSWRRLHMSRAKLKATATTSELLSGFAMVAMVELQINEPTNVPEWLFVMFAVCTTVLVAVHIFALMISTYLLPNIDAVSKMETPGGPTRALRDSPHERMRGFIELAWAFSTVLGLFLFLVEIAILCWVKFWDYSFAAATAATVIVIPVLIVFVAFAIHFYHSLVVQKCETSVQDIEQLETMKRELDTATVKVNMF from the exons ATGATGAATCAG GTATCGGAAGCCAGCTACGTAACGAGCGTGGAAGACGCGAGCCGCGTGGACCAATGCACGCAGACCCCCAGCGGCAAGGCGCGGCCGCGTACGCTCCAAAGGTACCACACTACCGACCACCTCTACGAGAGATCGCACAGAGCCCATCGGCTCAGGCACGAGCTCAGGCCCAAGAGCCTGTTCCTCAGTGACTCGTACCCTTGCTTTGGAAAGCCGCCGAGCTATGAGTGCGGAACTACATCCAA attaaagGTAAGCGTAACCGACAGTCCTACGATCTCTATCAGCCCTCCGCACAGCTTAGACTACGTATGCCAGAAGGGCAGTCCGGGCAGCGTGACGCCCAACGGAATGCTCTCCAGCAAGTCTACGGCTACCACAGTACTACTGAGCCCCAGCTATCTACAGACGACTTGTCAGTGCAGTCAGTCTATTAAG AGTGTGAGCGAGGTGGCGCTGACGATGCCCGCGGGGTCTGGGGGCGCGGTGACGGGCGCAGGCTGGAGCGAGGAGGTGCCAGGTCTTGCATCAGACGGGCTCTCCTGGCGCCGTCTGCACATGTCCCGCGCCAAGCTCAAAGCCACCGCCACCACGTCAGAACTGCTTTCAG GTTTCGCAATGGTAGCTATGGTGGAGTTACAGATCAACGAGCCTACGAACGTACCCGAATGGCTATTCGTTATGTTCGCTGTGTGCACGACGGTGTTAGTGGCGGTGCATATATTTGCTCTGATGATCTCTACCTATCTTCTGCCGAACATTGATGCGGTCAGCAAGATGGAAACACCGGGGGGACCGACGCGCGCACTCAGAGATTCGCCGCATGAACGTATGCGGGGATTTATAGAGCTAGCTTGGGCGTTTAGTACTGTTTTAG GTTTGTTCCTATTCCTGGTGGAGATAGCAATTCTATGCTGGGTGAAGTTCTGGGACTACTCGTTCGCAGCTGCGACCGCAGCCACCGTCATCGTGATACCAG ttttaataGTATTCGTTGCATTTGCGATTCACTTCTACCACTCGTTGGTGGTACAGAAGTGCGAGACTTCCGTACAGGACATTGAGCAGCTCGAGACTATGAAGCGGGAACTCGACACTGCCACCGTTAAAGTTAATATGTTCTAA